Proteins encoded within one genomic window of Flavobacterium sp. NG2:
- a CDS encoding DUF5723 family protein, translated as MRKASLILLLSLVAIRSWSQNKQILYNFTAVPQSMMTNPGADYDYKFYFGIPFLSGISANVGSSGFSAYDLFADNAVDFNTKLRNVVFSTTNNDKLVVNEQLEIFNGGFRVGDWDNRAYVSFGMYQEFDMLTYVPKDPLILALDGNQNYLGKSFNLGDISAKAEAVSVLHLGFHKKVKENLILGARGKIYTSGFNATSTRNSGYIYTIPSTVNNIYEQVIYSDLQLQTSGIASYIDDNNQNNDAKSAVKKAFLGSDLGLGFDLGLTYYPQKHIQLTASMLDVGFITHSKDVKTYNFKGYYNYQGINPDFTTINTSGSSFSDFQESIPLDTTFAKYRTWRPVKLNASYQYSFNDARGSADCNCFNSGDEAYQNAIGAQLFLMSTPKTPMTALTAYYRRSMFQNHLNFKATYTIDSFSYTNLGFGLAANIGAFNIYLMADNLLEYRDVSKANSLSFQLGLNFVFHDKDE; from the coding sequence ATGAGAAAAGCATCTTTAATCCTCTTGTTGTCATTGGTTGCTATACGCTCTTGGTCACAAAACAAACAAATTTTATACAATTTCACTGCGGTGCCACAATCCATGATGACAAATCCTGGAGCTGACTATGATTACAAATTTTATTTTGGCATCCCTTTTCTTTCTGGAATTTCTGCTAATGTTGGTTCTTCAGGTTTTTCAGCTTATGATTTATTTGCTGATAACGCTGTCGATTTCAATACAAAACTCCGTAATGTCGTTTTTTCGACAACAAATAATGATAAGTTAGTCGTTAACGAACAATTAGAAATCTTCAATGGCGGGTTCAGAGTTGGTGATTGGGACAATCGTGCCTATGTGTCTTTTGGAATGTATCAAGAATTTGATATGTTAACGTATGTGCCTAAAGACCCACTCATACTTGCTTTAGACGGAAATCAAAATTATTTAGGGAAATCATTTAATTTGGGTGATATTTCGGCTAAGGCCGAAGCAGTTTCCGTTTTGCATTTAGGTTTCCATAAAAAAGTAAAAGAAAATTTAATTTTAGGAGCTCGAGGCAAAATTTATACTAGCGGATTCAATGCAACGTCTACTAGAAATTCAGGTTACATTTATACCATCCCATCCACTGTAAATAACATATACGAACAAGTAATTTACTCTGATTTGCAATTGCAAACTTCAGGTATTGCAAGTTATATTGATGATAATAACCAAAATAATGATGCTAAATCTGCCGTGAAGAAAGCCTTTTTAGGAAGCGATTTAGGACTTGGATTTGATCTAGGACTAACCTATTATCCGCAAAAACATATCCAACTAACTGCTAGCATGCTCGATGTGGGTTTTATAACCCACAGCAAAGATGTAAAAACATATAATTTCAAAGGCTATTATAATTACCAAGGAATCAATCCTGATTTTACTACAATAAACACCTCAGGGAGTAGTTTTAGTGATTTTCAAGAATCAATTCCACTTGATACGACTTTTGCAAAATACAGAACTTGGAGACCTGTAAAATTGAATGCTTCTTATCAATATTCATTCAATGACGCTAGGGGAAGCGCTGATTGCAACTGTTTCAATAGTGGTGATGAAGCATATCAAAATGCTATTGGTGCACAATTATTTTTGATGTCAACACCCAAAACTCCTATGACTGCATTAACGGCTTATTATAGACGAAGCATGTTTCAAAACCATCTTAATTTTAAAGCTACGTACACCATCGATTCCTTTTCGTATACTAATTTAGGTTTCGGTTTAGCGGCTAATATAGGTGCGTTTAATATCTATTTAATGGCCGATAATCTATTAGAATATCGCGATGTTTCAAAGGCCAACAGTCTTTCGTTTCAACTCGGTCTCAACTTTGTCTTCCACGATAAAGACGAATAA
- a CDS encoding hydroxymethylglutaryl-CoA lyase, whose amino-acid sequence MESVKIIECPRDAMQGIKMNIPTAQKVAYIQALLRVGFDTIDFGSFVSPRAVPQMKDTAAVLEQLDLSNTSSKLLSIIANTKGAEIAAQHPQIEYLGFPFSISENFQMRNTHKTIAESLITLEEILAIADKSNKEVVAYLSMGFGNPYGNPWSVEIVAEWTEKLSQMGVKILSLSDTVGSSTPEVISYLYSNLVPQYPHIEFGAHFHTTYEKWYEKIDAAFLAGCRRFDGAIQGFGGCPMARDELTGNMPTEKLLSYFTSNKINTNLNPLSFESAYNVASKLFGSYK is encoded by the coding sequence ATGGAGTCAGTCAAAATCATAGAATGTCCAAGGGATGCCATGCAAGGCATAAAAATGAATATACCTACTGCTCAAAAAGTAGCCTATATCCAAGCTTTGCTACGAGTGGGTTTTGATACGATTGACTTTGGTAGTTTTGTATCTCCTAGGGCGGTTCCTCAAATGAAGGATACAGCTGCTGTTTTAGAACAATTGGACTTAAGTAATACTTCGAGCAAGTTATTGTCCATAATTGCGAATACCAAAGGAGCCGAAATAGCCGCTCAACATCCTCAAATTGAATATTTAGGCTTTCCTTTTTCGATTTCAGAAAATTTCCAAATGAGAAATACTCATAAAACAATTGCAGAATCCTTAATTACTTTGGAGGAAATCCTTGCTATTGCTGATAAGAGTAATAAAGAAGTGGTTGCTTACCTTTCCATGGGATTTGGTAATCCGTATGGAAATCCGTGGAGCGTAGAAATTGTGGCAGAATGGACAGAAAAATTGTCTCAAATGGGAGTTAAAATTCTTTCGCTTTCTGATACTGTTGGGAGTTCAACCCCCGAAGTGATTTCGTATTTGTACTCAAATTTAGTTCCTCAATATCCCCATATTGAGTTTGGTGCGCATTTTCATACGACTTATGAAAAATGGTATGAAAAAATAGATGCAGCTTTTCTGGCAGGTTGTCGTCGTTTTGACGGTGCCATCCAAGGATTTGGTGGTTGTCCGATGGCAAGGGATGAACTTACCGGCAATATGCCTACCGAGAAATTACTGTCTTACTTCACTTCAAACAAAATAAACACCAATCTTAATCCGTTAAGTTTTGAAAGCGCTTACAACGTAGCCTCAAAGTTGTTTGGCAGCTATAAATAA
- a CDS encoding imelysin family protein, which translates to MKKLIFLFSLITLLAACSSNEGSGDSDNYDRTALLTNWANNIIVPSYTNYQAKVQTLVTDAATFNSNPTEANLQTVRTSWLEAYKAYQYVQYFSFGKAEEIYFKERTNTYPTDVTGINANITAGSYNLSLISQTSKQGFPALDYVLNGLGTTDTEIVSYYTNTNATKYKQYLTDLVTALKSNADTIVADWNSSYKASYIANNGKSITSSVSITINSFIETFEKNTRAGKIGIPAGLFSGGTVHPEKVEGYYKKDVSKILCEVAVHAAQDFFNGKSFNNSSEGASLKSYLNFLNVVRNNQNLSDIINTQFETSFTKIGLLSNNFSNQISSDNSKMITAYDSLQQNVVYLKLDMMQALKITVDYVDNDGD; encoded by the coding sequence ATGAAAAAACTAATTTTCTTATTCAGTCTAATTACATTACTAGCTGCTTGTTCCTCCAATGAAGGAAGTGGAGATAGTGACAACTATGATAGGACAGCACTTTTAACCAATTGGGCTAATAATATAATCGTTCCTAGTTACACTAACTATCAAGCAAAAGTACAAACCTTAGTTACTGATGCTGCAACTTTCAATTCAAACCCAACCGAAGCAAATCTTCAAACGGTTCGTACTTCTTGGCTAGAAGCATACAAAGCATACCAATACGTACAATATTTCAGTTTTGGAAAAGCAGAGGAAATCTATTTTAAAGAGAGAACTAACACCTATCCTACGGATGTAACTGGTATTAATGCAAACATCACTGCAGGTAGCTATAATCTAAGCCTAATTTCTCAAACTAGCAAACAAGGTTTTCCAGCCTTAGATTATGTATTGAATGGATTAGGGACAACTGATACAGAAATTGTTTCTTATTATACGAATACAAATGCAACAAAATACAAACAATATTTGACAGACTTAGTAACAGCATTAAAATCAAATGCAGATACAATCGTTGCTGACTGGAACAGCAGTTACAAAGCATCATATATCGCTAATAATGGTAAATCAATTACAAGCTCTGTAAGTATTACTATTAATAGTTTTATAGAGACTTTTGAAAAAAATACTCGTGCTGGTAAAATTGGAATTCCAGCTGGATTATTTTCTGGAGGAACCGTTCATCCTGAGAAAGTTGAAGGATATTACAAAAAAGACGTATCTAAAATATTATGTGAAGTAGCTGTACATGCTGCCCAAGATTTTTTCAACGGAAAAAGTTTTAATAATTCTAGCGAAGGTGCAAGTCTAAAATCGTATTTGAATTTCTTAAACGTTGTTAGAAACAATCAAAACTTAAGTGATATCATCAATACTCAATTTGAAACTTCATTTACCAAAATAGGTCTTCTGAGTAATAATTTTTCTAATCAAATATCATCTGATAACTCTAAAATGATTACGGCTTACGACTCCTTACAGCAAAATGTTGTCTACTTAAAATTAGACATGATGCAAGCATTGAAAATCACAGTTGACTATGTAGATAATGACGGTGATTAA
- a CDS encoding 3'-5' exonuclease codes for MFSFFKRKKYADFFKKHRDLLKNSTKYSHFEDIRFVSLDTETTGFDFENDRILCIGAVAIKNNKILVSDSFEVYIKQEVFNKETVKIHGIRREGKEVKVSEEEAMIQFLDYLGDAVIVAHHTKFDMTMINKALRRAGGGTVRSKQLDTNYIHKKIATEDRFKKTYSLDELCDIYNVKKHDRHTALGDALITAYLFLKLTYKYKKNNVLNLDDLIKTNYQL; via the coding sequence ATGTTTTCCTTTTTTAAAAGAAAAAAATATGCTGATTTTTTTAAAAAGCACCGTGACTTATTAAAAAACAGCACCAAATACTCTCACTTTGAAGACATTCGTTTTGTGTCATTAGATACGGAAACCACTGGCTTTGATTTTGAAAATGACCGTATTTTATGTATCGGAGCAGTTGCTATTAAGAATAACAAAATTTTAGTTTCGGATTCCTTTGAAGTCTATATTAAGCAAGAGGTTTTTAACAAAGAAACGGTTAAAATTCACGGGATAAGAAGAGAAGGGAAAGAAGTTAAAGTAAGCGAGGAAGAGGCTATGATTCAATTTCTTGACTATTTGGGTGATGCGGTAATTGTAGCACATCATACTAAATTTGATATGACAATGATAAACAAAGCCTTGCGCAGAGCAGGAGGAGGGACGGTTCGTTCCAAGCAATTGGATACTAATTATATTCATAAAAAAATTGCAACCGAAGATCGATTCAAAAAGACTTATTCTCTTGACGAACTCTGTGATATTTATAATGTAAAAAAACATGACCGACACACCGCATTGGGTGATGCACTAATTACTGCTTATTTGTTTTTGAAACTTACCTATAAGTACAAGAAAAACAATGTGTTGAATTTAGATGATTTAATCAAAACCAATTATCAGTTGTAA
- a CDS encoding HTTM domain-containing protein codes for MFQNYFKQYTSAATLAFFRLAFGLMMLFSLIRFACYGWIQKLYIDPKFHFTYYGFEWVKPLGNYTYLLFLFCGIAALFVAIGYKYKWAIISFFLSFTYIELMDKTTYLNHYYFITIISFVLIFLPANCYFSIDAYKNEKKRFQKIPRWTLDILKLLLAIVYIYAGIAKLNSDWLLEAMPLKIWLPENNEIPVLSSLLNQTWVHYAFSWFGAIYDLFIIFLLLNKRTRAFGFFLVVVFHVLTRILFPIGVFPFVMIVSSLIFFEANLHQKILNGIAQLFSKDLSLFENGKEKTQKLDTINQFKLGFIGLFIVFQLVFPFRYLLYPNELFWTEEGFRFSWRVMLMEKAGYAEFMVTDKKNNKNVKVNNSKFLTPFQEKQMAFQPDFILEFAHFLKEQYQKQGFENPEVYVTSYVALNGRLSQQYIDPKINLAEENENFKHKTWILPFNDTIKGF; via the coding sequence ATGTTTCAAAATTATTTCAAACAATATACATCAGCCGCAACGCTAGCTTTCTTTAGGCTAGCGTTTGGTTTAATGATGTTATTCAGTTTGATCCGTTTTGCTTGTTATGGATGGATTCAAAAACTTTATATTGACCCTAAATTTCATTTTACCTATTACGGTTTTGAATGGGTAAAACCTTTGGGCAATTACACTTATTTACTATTCCTTTTTTGTGGAATTGCAGCACTATTTGTCGCAATTGGATACAAATACAAATGGGCGATTATTAGTTTCTTTCTCAGTTTTACTTATATCGAACTGATGGACAAAACGACCTATTTGAATCATTATTATTTCATCACAATTATTAGTTTTGTTCTTATTTTTTTACCTGCCAATTGCTACTTTTCAATTGATGCCTATAAAAATGAGAAAAAACGTTTTCAAAAAATCCCACGCTGGACGCTTGATATTCTTAAACTACTTCTAGCCATTGTGTACATTTACGCTGGAATAGCCAAACTTAATTCAGATTGGTTACTAGAAGCTATGCCTCTCAAAATTTGGCTTCCTGAAAACAACGAAATTCCAGTATTAAGCAGCTTATTAAATCAAACCTGGGTACACTATGCCTTTAGTTGGTTTGGTGCTATTTACGACCTATTCATCATTTTTTTACTCCTTAACAAAAGAACAAGAGCTTTTGGTTTTTTCCTTGTCGTCGTATTTCATGTTTTGACACGAATTCTGTTCCCAATAGGCGTATTCCCATTTGTAATGATTGTCAGTTCGTTAATCTTTTTTGAAGCCAACTTACACCAAAAAATCTTAAATGGTATTGCCCAACTTTTTTCAAAAGACCTTAGTCTTTTTGAAAATGGAAAAGAAAAAACCCAAAAACTCGACACCATTAATCAATTTAAATTAGGATTTATTGGGCTTTTTATTGTGTTCCAATTGGTTTTTCCATTTAGATATTTATTATATCCCAATGAATTATTTTGGACCGAAGAAGGTTTTCGTTTTTCATGGCGTGTTATGTTGATGGAAAAAGCAGGTTATGCAGAATTCATGGTTACCGACAAAAAGAACAACAAAAACGTAAAAGTAAACAATAGTAAATTCTTAACTCCTTTTCAAGAAAAACAAATGGCATTTCAACCCGATTTTATTCTGGAATTTGCTCATTTTTTAAAAGAACAGTATCAAAAACAAGGTTTTGAAAATCCAGAGGTATATGTTACTAGTTATGTAGCCCTTAATGGACGATTAAGCCAACAATATATAGACCCAAAAATAAATCTAGCTGAAGAAAATGAAAATTTCAAACACAAAACTTGGATTCTCCCTTTTAATGATACCATCAAAGGTTTTTAG
- a CDS encoding DUF4856 domain-containing protein: MIRSKLLFTSLTIAALSITSCTNDDDEPTFNYTVPTTYTFERNSSTTVDFSGQTSRILMLDEMGNYIKNAGVNGTVASNVVLSNMYSNSNNAFSSTELNTSGKQLKDKTASSKDYFSLFLGGGSSTEKTTVQAFFETQLTNAANASALPQVTASAGVAGIYLDGTTKRIIAANGLEPQQILLKGLMGACFMDQVVNNYLSVNKLDEASNKENNTNKVLETGKTYTAMEHTWDEAYGYIYGAGGGKYWDSYIKQVNADTDFNTVTADIQNAFIKGRAAIVANDYNTRNAQIDIIKAKLALVPAVRAVYYLKEAKGKLGEHNGAKAFHALSEAYGFIMSLRYTNKPGTNAPYFTRAEVDTMLSTLTAGTNGFWAVDYLSPKLDILSTQIAAKFGFTVAAAATVN, from the coding sequence ATGATTCGTTCAAAATTACTTTTTACATCGCTAACGATTGCTGCACTTTCAATTACATCTTGTACTAATGATGATGATGAGCCAACATTTAACTATACTGTTCCTACTACCTATACTTTCGAAAGAAACAGTTCAACTACAGTTGATTTCTCAGGACAAACAAGCCGTATCTTAATGTTAGACGAAATGGGGAACTACATCAAAAACGCTGGTGTAAATGGAACTGTAGCTAGTAACGTAGTTCTTTCAAATATGTATTCAAATTCAAACAATGCCTTTTCATCAACTGAATTAAATACTTCTGGAAAACAACTTAAAGACAAAACAGCTTCATCAAAAGATTATTTTTCTCTATTCTTAGGAGGAGGAAGCTCAACTGAAAAAACAACAGTTCAAGCATTTTTTGAAACACAATTAACTAATGCAGCTAACGCAAGTGCACTTCCTCAAGTTACTGCTTCTGCAGGTGTTGCTGGTATTTATCTTGATGGTACAACCAAAAGAATAATTGCTGCGAATGGTTTAGAACCACAACAAATTTTACTAAAAGGATTAATGGGAGCTTGTTTTATGGACCAAGTGGTAAATAACTACTTAAGTGTAAACAAACTTGATGAAGCTTCAAACAAAGAAAACAATACTAACAAAGTATTAGAAACTGGAAAAACATACACTGCAATGGAACATACTTGGGATGAAGCTTACGGTTACATCTACGGTGCAGGAGGTGGAAAATACTGGGATAGTTATATTAAACAAGTTAATGCTGATACTGATTTCAACACTGTAACAGCTGATATACAAAATGCTTTTATCAAAGGTAGGGCTGCAATCGTTGCTAATGATTACAATACTAGAAATGCACAAATTGACATCATCAAAGCTAAATTAGCGCTTGTACCAGCTGTACGTGCCGTATACTATTTAAAAGAAGCAAAAGGAAAACTAGGAGAACACAATGGAGCTAAAGCATTCCATGCACTTTCTGAAGCTTATGGCTTTATCATGTCATTAAGATATACAAACAAACCAGGTACTAACGCACCTTATTTCACAAGAGCAGAAGTAGATACCATGCTGAGTACACTAACTGCAGGAACAAACGGATTTTGGGCAGTTGATTACTTGAGTCCAAAACTTGATATATTATCAACTCAGATTGCTGCAAAATTTGGTTTCACTGTAGCAGCAGCTGCAACGGTAAACTAA
- a CDS encoding TonB-dependent receptor domain-containing protein — protein sequence MKISNTKLGFSLLMIPSKVFSLFFLLLISINGLAQHKISGIVTDGKGKKLSAVEIFNKTAGTKEFSNANGEFSFSFEKNGSYDLIFFKEGYNIIEQIGITTGSHLTIALPKINKLTEVIIRKQNNKLFAIHKLKDIEGTSIFAGRKTEVVDISKLTANKATNNARQIFSQVVGLTINESSDGGLQLSIGGRGLDPNRTSNFNTRQNGYDISADVLGYPESYYATPTEALEEIQIIRGAAALQYGTQFGGLVNFNIKKPSEKPIELTTRNTIGSFGLYTNFTSLSGTNKKFSYYTFFNYKKGDGFRPNSDFDSKNYFANLNYQFNDNTSLHLDYTHFNYLAQQAGGLTDVMFKEDPTQSNRTRNWFAVDWNLFALNFKHHFDHNADFSLQLFGLDASRKALGYRSNRVSNPDTEGTVRDLIKGDFINWGAEARYLKRYKIKEHTSAFLIGTKYYQSRNTGLQGPGSSGSDANFNLATNEFPYYQSQSNYTYPNLNIAVFGENIFKVNSNLSVTPGFRFEKIRTQSEGYYRRINQDLAGNIILDDTTEENIIKDRNFILLGVGLSYKPENKIELYGNVSQNYRSVTFNDIRTASPSQAIDPNITDEKGYTSDIGIRGQISDILTFDTSVYGLYYNDKIAEYLSTNPNGSGALVRYRSNVGTALTYGIETMFDWSLSKTWFHDNDHFIWNAFSNIAVTDSQYLKSDAPNIESNKVEFVPLLNIKTGTSLGYKNFLSSIQFSYVSSQYTDANNTKTDVNDNTYGIFGEIPAYYVADFSTSYKWNHFKLEAGITNLTNNSYFTRRATGYPGPGIIPSDSRTFYTTLEFTF from the coding sequence ATGAAAATTTCAAACACAAAACTTGGATTCTCCCTTTTAATGATACCATCAAAGGTTTTTAGTCTGTTCTTTCTTTTATTGATTTCAATAAATGGATTAGCACAACATAAAATATCGGGAATAGTAACCGATGGAAAAGGAAAAAAACTTTCTGCTGTTGAAATTTTCAACAAAACGGCAGGCACTAAAGAATTTTCAAACGCCAATGGTGAATTTTCATTTAGCTTCGAAAAAAACGGTAGTTACGACCTCATCTTTTTCAAAGAAGGCTATAATATTATCGAACAAATTGGCATTACTACTGGTAGTCATCTAACCATAGCTTTGCCAAAAATAAACAAACTAACCGAAGTAATAATTCGAAAACAAAACAACAAACTATTCGCTATTCATAAATTAAAAGACATTGAAGGAACTTCTATTTTTGCGGGTCGTAAAACAGAAGTAGTTGATATCTCTAAATTAACCGCTAACAAAGCGACTAACAACGCTCGTCAAATATTTTCACAAGTTGTAGGACTTACTATTAATGAAAGTTCTGACGGTGGATTGCAATTGAGTATTGGTGGTCGAGGCTTGGACCCAAATAGAACCTCCAACTTCAATACCCGTCAAAACGGTTACGATATTAGCGCCGATGTTTTAGGATATCCTGAGAGTTATTATGCTACTCCTACCGAAGCCTTGGAGGAAATCCAAATTATTCGTGGTGCAGCAGCTTTGCAATATGGTACTCAATTTGGTGGTTTGGTTAATTTCAATATCAAAAAACCGTCTGAAAAACCTATTGAACTAACGACTCGTAATACAATAGGCTCGTTTGGCCTTTATACAAATTTCACCTCTTTGAGTGGAACCAATAAAAAATTCAGCTACTATACTTTTTTCAATTACAAAAAAGGAGATGGTTTTAGACCCAACTCTGACTTTGATAGTAAAAACTATTTTGCCAATTTGAATTACCAATTCAACGACAATACATCACTACATTTAGATTACACCCACTTTAACTATCTAGCGCAACAAGCTGGTGGATTAACCGATGTAATGTTTAAAGAAGACCCAACCCAAAGCAATCGAACTCGTAACTGGTTTGCTGTAGATTGGAATTTATTTGCATTGAATTTCAAACATCATTTTGACCACAACGCCGATTTCTCGTTACAATTATTTGGTTTAGACGCTAGTCGAAAAGCACTTGGATACCGTTCAAATCGTGTTTCAAATCCAGATACCGAAGGTACTGTAAGAGATTTAATCAAAGGGGATTTTATTAACTGGGGAGCTGAAGCGCGTTATTTAAAACGCTATAAAATTAAAGAACACACCAGCGCATTTTTAATTGGAACAAAATATTACCAATCTAGAAACACAGGGCTTCAAGGTCCTGGAAGTTCTGGAAGTGATGCTAATTTTAATTTGGCTACCAATGAATTCCCATATTATCAAAGTCAGTCAAATTATACTTATCCAAATTTGAATATCGCTGTTTTTGGAGAAAACATTTTCAAAGTCAATTCTAATTTATCGGTTACGCCTGGATTTAGATTTGAAAAAATCAGAACACAATCTGAAGGTTATTACCGAAGAATTAACCAAGATTTGGCTGGAAACATCATATTGGACGACACTACAGAAGAGAACATCATTAAAGACCGAAACTTCATTTTGTTGGGTGTTGGTTTAAGTTACAAACCAGAGAACAAAATAGAATTATATGGTAATGTTTCACAAAACTACCGTTCCGTTACCTTTAATGATATCCGAACTGCTAGTCCAAGCCAAGCTATTGACCCGAATATTACTGATGAAAAAGGATATACCTCAGACATTGGAATACGTGGACAAATAAGCGATATATTGACTTTTGATACCAGTGTTTACGGTTTGTATTACAATGATAAAATAGCCGAATATTTGAGTACAAATCCTAATGGTTCTGGAGCTTTAGTTCGTTATCGTTCCAATGTAGGAACGGCTTTGACATACGGAATTGAAACCATGTTTGACTGGAGTTTGAGCAAAACTTGGTTTCATGATAATGACCATTTCATTTGGAATGCTTTTTCGAATATAGCCGTTACAGACTCACAATACCTAAAATCAGATGCTCCTAATATTGAAAGTAATAAAGTCGAATTTGTACCTCTTTTAAATATCAAAACTGGAACTAGTTTGGGGTATAAAAACTTTTTATCAAGCATTCAATTCTCTTATGTGTCCTCGCAATATACCGATGCAAACAACACCAAAACGGATGTCAACGATAACACTTATGGAATTTTTGGTGAAATTCCGGCGTATTATGTTGCTGACTTCTCAACTTCCTATAAATGGAACCATTTCAAGCTAGAAGCTGGAATAACTAATTTAACAAACAACAGTTATTTTACTCGTAGAGCTACAGGATATCCGGGACCTGGTATCATACCTTCGGATAGTAGAACCTTCTATACTACGCTGGAATTTACGTTCTAA
- the rhaT gene encoding L-rhamnose/proton symporter RhaT translates to MQALLGLIFHTIGGVSSGSFYMPFKRVKGWAWESYWIIGGLFSWLIVPPLAAYLTVPNFMGIISETVFSVKAFTYSMGVIWGIGGLTYGLGVRYLGMSLGNSIVLGFCSAFGALVPPIYYNFNPTEGKVTLSDMLASSGGQLVLLGVVVCLLGIAFSGKAGMMKEKDLSGGELDKQEFDLVKGLIIAIISGILSSFFNFGIEAGKPMADEAVVQGFNPLFQNNVTYIVLLWGGLTTNFIWCMYLNFRNKTFVDYTNVQTPIVRNILLSGLAGTMWYLQFFFYGMGESKLGNGASSWIAHMATIILTANVWGLILKEWTGVSSKTFRTFLYGIGLILLSIVLVGIGNSI, encoded by the coding sequence ATGCAAGCATTATTAGGTCTTATTTTTCATACTATCGGAGGTGTTTCCTCGGGTAGTTTTTACATGCCTTTCAAAAGAGTTAAAGGATGGGCTTGGGAAAGCTACTGGATTATAGGAGGTTTATTCTCTTGGTTGATTGTACCACCACTAGCTGCTTACTTAACAGTTCCTAATTTTATGGGAATTATCAGTGAAACTGTTTTTTCTGTAAAAGCCTTTACATACTCTATGGGAGTAATCTGGGGAATTGGAGGACTAACTTATGGTTTGGGTGTTCGCTATCTAGGAATGTCTTTAGGAAACTCCATCGTACTAGGTTTTTGTTCTGCTTTTGGAGCATTAGTTCCTCCTATTTATTACAACTTTAACCCTACTGAAGGCAAAGTAACTTTATCAGATATGCTCGCCAGTTCTGGTGGACAATTAGTATTATTAGGTGTTGTTGTTTGCCTTTTAGGAATTGCATTCTCTGGTAAAGCAGGAATGATGAAAGAAAAAGATCTATCTGGTGGTGAATTAGACAAACAAGAATTTGATTTGGTGAAGGGTTTGATTATCGCTATTATCTCTGGAATCTTAAGTTCATTCTTCAACTTTGGTATCGAAGCAGGTAAACCGATGGCTGACGAAGCTGTTGTACAAGGTTTCAATCCTTTGTTCCAAAATAATGTTACGTATATAGTCTTGCTTTGGGGGGGACTTACAACCAATTTTATATGGTGTATGTACCTTAATTTCCGTAACAAAACATTTGTTGATTATACCAATGTGCAAACACCTATCGTGAGAAACATTTTGTTATCAGGTCTAGCAGGAACCATGTGGTACTTACAATTTTTCTTTTACGGAATGGGTGAAAGTAAACTAGGCAACGGTGCTAGTTCTTGGATTGCTCACATGGCAACCATCATCTTAACCGCTAACGTTTGGGGATTAATTCTGAAAGAATGGACAGGTGTTTCGTCTAAAACGTTCCGCACCTTTTTATACGGAATTGGTTTGATTCTACTTTCTATCGTTTTAGTAGGTATTGGAAACTCTATCTAA